One region of Jatrophihabitans cynanchi genomic DNA includes:
- a CDS encoding MarR family winged helix-turn-helix transcriptional regulator, translating into MAARSVHPAEPRWLSDDEQQAWIAVAYLVLQLPGALDTQLQRDAGVNLFEYLVLSRLSMAPERTLRMSELAELTGGSLSRLSNVIKRLEQRGFVRREPDPGNGRYTNAILSGPGWEKVVAAAPGHAAAVRHLVIDPLDPTQVAALGSIGERLRTHIRGECDGARDRRLAGTDDTADC; encoded by the coding sequence CTGGCTCTCGGACGACGAGCAGCAGGCATGGATCGCCGTCGCCTACCTCGTGCTCCAGTTGCCGGGCGCGCTGGACACCCAGCTCCAGCGCGACGCCGGCGTCAATCTGTTCGAGTATCTGGTGCTCAGCCGGCTGTCGATGGCGCCGGAGCGAACGTTGCGGATGAGCGAGCTGGCAGAGCTGACCGGCGGTTCGCTGTCCCGGCTGTCGAACGTGATCAAGCGACTGGAGCAGCGGGGATTCGTCCGCCGCGAGCCCGATCCGGGCAACGGCCGCTACACGAACGCGATCCTGTCCGGGCCGGGATGGGAGAAGGTGGTCGCCGCCGCCCCTGGCCACGCGGCCGCCGTGCGGCACCTGGTGATCGATCCGCTCGACCCGACCCAGGTTGCCGCGCTGGGCTCGATCGGCGAACGGCTGCGCACCCACATCCGTGGCGAGTGCGACGGCGCGCGCGACCGTCGACTTGCCGGTACGGACGACACCGC